From a single Nocardioides panacis genomic region:
- a CDS encoding DUF3099 domain-containing protein produces the protein MARREPEAVRITTATRSHHADIAIRQRRYLISMGIRTLCFVLAIVSIGHWFMWIFIAGSFLLPYVAVVLANAGVSPDPGGPEYFDPDPERRALESGPDT, from the coding sequence ATGGCCCGCAGAGAGCCGGAGGCCGTCCGGATCACCACCGCGACCCGCAGTCACCACGCCGACATCGCGATCCGGCAGCGTCGGTACCTCATCTCGATGGGGATCAGGACGCTGTGCTTCGTGCTGGCGATCGTCAGCATCGGCCACTGGTTCATGTGGATCTTCATCGCCGGCTCGTTCCTGCTCCCGTACGTCGCGGTGGTGCTCGCCAACGCCGGGGTGTCACCGGACCCGGGCGGCCCGGAGTACTTCGACCCCGACCCCGAGCGCCGCGCGCTCGAAAGTGGTCCAGACACGTAG
- the fabI gene encoding enoyl-ACP reductase FabI: protein MGILEGKRILVAGVTLDTSIGFATAKVAQEQGATVLISNFGRALGITKRIAKRLPTEPPVLDLDVTNEEQLAGLADAVREHVDGLDGVVHSIAYGNPATILGGKFLEGPWEDVAQAVQVSAYSLKSLTTACLPLMGPGGSVVGMTFDAQVAWPGYDWMGVAKGALESCNRYLARDLGPLGIRSNLVSAGALKTLAAKAIPGFEKFEDEWEARAPLGWDPADLEPTARSVVALLSDFFPKTTGEIVHVDGGYHAMGA, encoded by the coding sequence ATGGGCATTCTCGAGGGCAAGCGGATCCTGGTCGCAGGCGTCACCCTGGACACCTCCATCGGCTTCGCCACCGCGAAGGTCGCGCAGGAGCAGGGGGCGACGGTGCTGATCTCGAACTTCGGCCGGGCCCTCGGCATCACCAAGCGGATCGCCAAGCGGCTGCCGACGGAGCCGCCGGTGCTCGACCTCGACGTGACCAACGAGGAGCAGCTCGCCGGGCTCGCGGACGCCGTCCGTGAGCACGTCGACGGCCTCGACGGCGTCGTGCACTCCATCGCCTACGGCAACCCGGCGACGATCCTGGGCGGCAAGTTCCTCGAGGGGCCGTGGGAGGACGTGGCGCAGGCGGTGCAGGTCTCGGCGTACTCCCTCAAGTCGCTGACCACGGCCTGCCTGCCGCTGATGGGGCCCGGCGGGAGCGTGGTGGGGATGACCTTCGACGCCCAGGTCGCCTGGCCCGGCTACGACTGGATGGGCGTCGCCAAGGGCGCGCTCGAGTCGTGCAACCGCTACCTCGCCCGCGACCTCGGTCCGCTGGGCATCCGCTCGAACCTGGTCAGCGCCGGTGCGCTCAAGACGCTGGCGGCCAAGGCCATCCCGGGGTTCGAGAAGTTCGAGGACGAGTGGGAGGCGCGGGCCCCGCTCGGCTGGGACCCCGCCGACCTGGAGCCCACCGCCCGCTCCGTCGTCGCGCTGCTCAGCGACTTCTTCCCGAAGACCACGGGCGAGATCGTGCACGTGGACGGCGGCTACCACGCCATGGGGGCGTGA
- a CDS encoding dodecin — protein sequence MSNRVYRVTEIVGTSPDGIDQAIRNGIERASQTLRHLDWFEVTQVRGQVKDNTVEHFQVGLKLGFRLEDE from the coding sequence ATGTCCAACCGTGTCTACCGCGTCACCGAGATCGTCGGCACCTCGCCCGACGGCATCGACCAGGCCATCCGCAACGGCATCGAGCGGGCCTCCCAGACCCTGCGGCACCTCGACTGGTTCGAGGTCACCCAGGTCCGGGGCCAGGTCAAGGACAACACCGTCGAGCACTTCCAGGTCGGCCTCAAGCTCGGCTTCCGTCTCGAGGACGAGTGA
- a CDS encoding acyltransferase family protein gives MTTLSTDRPADVTPTDSEAGTRPRSGSPEGAPSRGRARELEGYRGLVGLTIVVFHVFQYAAQSGRELNPVLGALARFETVDILFLMSSYLLTLSYARAALDRTPVRPARQFLFRRAVRILPLYWIGVTVVWAIRNPALPGDWLDLVEHLLFLQVFDRERIFYTVGPTWSMSLEVIFYGVLVLLGPLAVRACTRLGSRRRRVQLLASGAAVLTVVPFVWNSVAFLALDIPFDNWPAYFGPQARFGAFGAGMLLAVIAAARQGRPLLSGAAPALVRWLGVAVVLGGALLSDPGTWGQVVFHDFAAVGWFLLMASTVLGAPGQLWSRMLSWRGITWLGLISYSTYMWHEPLMMLFQHWGLIGRADQALPLTLAIVLAGSVAVGWVSFRVIEQPTSKLRMLRDRDGRPREYYPDLVGRPQA, from the coding sequence ATGACCACGCTGAGCACCGACCGTCCCGCCGACGTCACCCCCACCGACTCCGAGGCCGGCACCCGGCCCCGCTCCGGTTCCCCCGAGGGCGCACCCAGCCGCGGGCGCGCCCGCGAGCTCGAGGGCTACCGCGGGCTCGTGGGCCTGACGATCGTCGTCTTCCACGTCTTCCAGTACGCCGCCCAGAGCGGCCGCGAGCTGAACCCCGTGCTGGGCGCGCTCGCGCGGTTCGAGACCGTCGACATCCTGTTCCTGATGTCGTCGTACCTCCTGACCCTGTCCTACGCCCGCGCGGCGCTGGACCGCACCCCGGTGCGACCCGCCCGCCAGTTCCTGTTCCGACGGGCGGTCCGGATCCTGCCGCTCTACTGGATCGGTGTCACCGTGGTGTGGGCGATCCGCAACCCCGCCCTGCCCGGCGACTGGCTCGACCTCGTCGAGCACCTGCTGTTCCTCCAGGTCTTCGACCGGGAGCGGATCTTCTACACCGTGGGCCCGACCTGGTCGATGAGCCTCGAGGTGATCTTCTACGGCGTCCTGGTGCTGCTCGGGCCGCTCGCGGTGCGCGCCTGCACGCGCCTCGGTTCCCGCCGCCGCCGGGTGCAGCTGCTCGCTTCCGGGGCCGCCGTGCTCACCGTCGTGCCGTTCGTCTGGAACTCGGTGGCCTTCCTGGCCCTCGACATCCCGTTCGACAACTGGCCGGCCTACTTCGGCCCGCAGGCCCGGTTCGGCGCCTTCGGCGCCGGCATGCTGCTCGCCGTGATCGCCGCCGCCCGCCAGGGTCGGCCGCTGCTCTCCGGTGCCGCCCCGGCACTGGTGCGCTGGCTCGGCGTGGCCGTCGTGCTCGGCGGCGCCCTGCTGTCCGACCCGGGCACCTGGGGGCAGGTCGTGTTCCACGACTTCGCCGCCGTCGGCTGGTTCCTGCTGATGGCCAGCACCGTGCTCGGCGCACCCGGGCAGCTGTGGTCGAGGATGCTGTCCTGGCGGGGGATCACCTGGCTCGGCCTGATCAGCTACAGCACCTACATGTGGCACGAGCCGCTGATGATGCTGTTCCAGCACTGGGGCCTGATCGGTCGCGCCGACCAGGCGCTGCCGCTCACCCTGGCCATCGTGCTGGCCGGCTCGGTCGCCGTGGGCTGGGTCAGCTTCCGGGTCATCGAGCAGCCGACCAGCAAGCTCCGGATGCTGCGCGACCGGGACGGTCGTCCCCGGGAGTACTACCCGGACCTGGTCGGCAGGCCTCAGGCCTGA
- the fabG gene encoding 3-oxoacyl-ACP reductase FabG produces MSRSVLVTGGNRGIGQAIAAAFVANGDQVAITYRSGEPPEGVLAVRCDVTDAASVEAAFTEIEAAHGPVEVLVANAGITADTLVLRMSEDDWSRVIDTNLTGSFRVAKRATKGMLRMRRGRLIFISSVVGLLGSAGQVNYAASKAGLVGMARSLARELGSRSITANVVAPGFVETEMTAVLPEETQARYKEQIPLGRYASTEEVAAVVQWLASDGAAYVTGAVIPVDGGLGMGH; encoded by the coding sequence ATGAGCAGATCGGTACTCGTCACCGGGGGAAACCGGGGCATCGGCCAGGCCATCGCGGCGGCGTTCGTCGCCAACGGGGACCAGGTGGCCATCACCTACCGCAGCGGCGAGCCGCCCGAGGGCGTGCTGGCGGTGCGCTGCGACGTCACCGACGCCGCCTCGGTCGAGGCGGCGTTCACCGAGATCGAGGCCGCGCACGGCCCGGTCGAGGTGCTGGTCGCGAACGCCGGCATCACCGCGGACACGCTGGTGCTCCGGATGAGCGAGGACGACTGGTCCCGCGTCATCGACACCAACCTCACCGGCTCCTTCCGGGTGGCCAAGCGGGCCACCAAGGGCATGCTCCGGATGCGCCGCGGCCGGCTGATCTTCATCTCCTCGGTCGTCGGGCTGCTCGGGTCCGCCGGCCAGGTCAACTACGCGGCGAGCAAGGCCGGGCTGGTCGGCATGGCCCGCTCGCTGGCCCGCGAGCTCGGCAGCCGGTCCATCACCGCCAACGTGGTGGCCCCCGGGTTCGTCGAGACCGAGATGACCGCCGTGCTGCCCGAGGAGACCCAGGCGCGGTACAAGGAGCAGATCCCGCTCGGCCGCTACGCCAGCACCGAGGAGGTCGCCGCCGTCGTGCAGTGGCTCGCCTCGGACGGCGCGGCCTACGTCACCGGGGCGGTCATCCCCGTCGACGGTGGCCTGGGCATGGGGCACTGA
- a CDS encoding Mur ligase family protein: MRQIAAEAGTTRLALRVRPTNDVHQVVVAFPWRNRTRAQALGRAVAEVLDSLLSPDLEELVSHAAESVRASDPGPGPTTLRPRVPIVAVTGTNGKTTTSRMVAHIARTHGLHVGWSSTDGIYVDGELVEAGDYSGPSGAGRVLAHKQVQLAVTETARGGILLKGIGLTHNDVSVFTNVSADHLGLHGIDTLDQLAEVKGVVPRITKASGWAVLNGDDPRVYATRRSIKATPWVFSRDPDSPAIRETLSEGGRATTVIDGWLSVLYPDSDADPLVEVVDIPMTLAGLSRFNVENALGAASAALAVGLPRAAVVEGLTSFRPDPAHNPGRMNFFSHDDVSVVIDLAHNEAGLEALIEIMNGVRRPGSRLLLGLGAVGDRQDDLVDRLGEMGARDADVVVVAHKEKYLRGRTTEELDALFRSGAARVGVEDVPAYPTEVAGLAALVAQAGPGDVVALMCHEDRQGVYDWLAAHGFTVDAPETLRDKVRAAAAQA, from the coding sequence GTGCGCCAGATCGCGGCGGAGGCGGGCACGACGCGGCTCGCGCTGCGGGTCCGGCCGACCAACGACGTGCACCAGGTCGTGGTGGCGTTCCCGTGGCGCAACCGCACCCGCGCCCAGGCGCTCGGCCGGGCCGTCGCGGAGGTGCTCGACTCGCTGCTCAGCCCCGACCTCGAGGAGCTGGTCAGCCACGCCGCCGAGTCGGTGCGCGCGTCCGACCCCGGCCCCGGACCCACCACGCTGCGGCCGCGGGTGCCGATCGTCGCGGTGACCGGCACCAACGGCAAGACCACGACCTCGCGGATGGTCGCGCACATCGCCCGCACGCACGGCCTGCACGTCGGCTGGTCGAGCACGGACGGCATCTACGTCGACGGCGAGCTCGTCGAGGCCGGCGACTACTCCGGTCCGTCCGGCGCCGGCCGGGTGCTGGCCCACAAGCAGGTCCAGCTCGCGGTCACCGAGACCGCGCGCGGCGGCATCCTGCTCAAGGGCATCGGGCTGACCCACAACGACGTCTCGGTGTTCACCAACGTCTCCGCGGACCACCTCGGGCTGCACGGCATCGACACCCTGGACCAGCTCGCGGAGGTCAAGGGCGTCGTACCCCGGATCACCAAGGCCTCGGGCTGGGCGGTGCTCAACGGCGACGACCCCCGGGTCTACGCCACGCGCAGGTCGATCAAGGCCACGCCGTGGGTGTTCTCCCGCGACCCCGACTCGCCGGCGATCCGGGAGACGCTGTCCGAGGGCGGGCGCGCCACCACGGTGATCGACGGCTGGCTCTCGGTGCTCTACCCCGACAGCGACGCCGACCCGCTGGTGGAGGTCGTCGACATCCCGATGACGCTGGCCGGGCTGTCCCGGTTCAACGTCGAGAACGCCCTCGGTGCCGCCTCCGCGGCGCTGGCGGTCGGGCTGCCGCGCGCGGCCGTCGTCGAGGGGCTCACGTCGTTCCGCCCGGACCCCGCGCACAACCCGGGCCGGATGAACTTCTTCTCCCACGACGACGTGAGCGTGGTCATCGACCTCGCGCACAACGAGGCCGGCCTCGAGGCGCTGATCGAGATCATGAACGGCGTACGTCGACCGGGCTCACGGCTGCTGCTCGGCCTGGGCGCGGTGGGGGACCGGCAGGACGACCTCGTCGACCGGCTCGGGGAGATGGGCGCCCGCGACGCGGACGTCGTGGTGGTCGCGCACAAGGAGAAGTACCTGCGCGGCCGCACCACCGAGGAGCTCGACGCGCTGTTCCGGTCCGGCGCCGCGCGGGTGGGCGTCGAGGACGTCCCGGCGTACCCCACGGAGGTGGCTGGGCTGGCCGCCCTCGTCGCGCAGGCCGGTCCCGGGGACGTCGTCGCGCTGATGTGCCACGAGGACCGCCAGGGTGTCTACGACTGGCTGGCGGCCCACGGGTTCACGGTCGACGCCCCCGAGACGCTGCGCGACAAGGTGCGTGCGGCGGCGGCTCAGGCCTGA